Proteins co-encoded in one Gouania willdenowi chromosome 1, fGouWil2.1, whole genome shotgun sequence genomic window:
- the LOC114471728 gene encoding uncharacterized protein LOC114471728 isoform X1 — protein MESGLTPKVWIKERNPGSAAEAAKMADVFVAARRKGQPWSYTAWERDDSRKLFPQFHQAPTTDVGRTPMRDSQSANASQKYPAKKLICYRCGMEGHTKPMCPKESPKITQVCFVPRADEPEIKLNSEAKMSLIEINGQTLQALIDSGSDQTLVHRHFLPPNVISIKDTVPVFCVHGDKKPYPTADVYIKVQGQTYLVNVGVADNLPFPAVLGRDLPVLFDLLDSSRGCNAAVTRAQSQRLEETSPTLSALPFYDADLETAPGKSRKSRRQKRQEKFHKTVVAPLSGPDPELPLGFGIPSNVIEMQQNDTTLVPLFQRAKEAGQGTVPDSCSSEDFFLKGGILYRQQGSAIQLVVPGAARKTVLTLGHSVPWAGHLGKHRTIARIKPHFYWPGLRADVGLFCKSCPQCQKTSSRIPSRAPLQPLPIISTPFERLGMDIVGPVERSKAGNRYMLVITDYATRYPEVFPLKSMKAKSVAFCLVQLFSRVGFPREILTDRGTNFMSTLLKQVYQLLGIRSLRTTPYHPQTDGLTERFNQTMKQMLRKFVNETGVDWDQWLPYLLFAYREVPQASTGFSPFELLYGHEMRDRLEKMRGLAQSHMAESQRRQKVWYDRSARQRSCVNSQTLLQHISMTLSFTAPPGRIILNIWRRC, from the exons ATGGAAAGTGGATTAACCCCAAAG GTTTGGATTAAGGAGCGTAATCCGGGGTCTGCAGCTGAGGCTGCCAAGATGGCTGATGTGTTTGTCGCTGCACGGAGGAAAGGTCAGCCATGGAGCTATACAGCATGGGAAAGGGACGACAGTCGCAAATTATTCCCGCAATTTCATCAAGCACCAACCACTGATGTAGGTAGGACTCCCATGAGGGACAGCCAGTCAGCTAATGCATCTCAAAAATACCCTGCTAAAAAGCTGATTTGTTATCGGTGTGGAATGGAGGGCCATACCAAACCAATGTGCCCCAAAGAATCGCCCAAGATAACACAAGTATGTTTTGTACCTCGGGCGGATGAGCCTGAAATCAAATTGAACTCAGAGGCCAAAATGTCCTTGATTGAAATCAATGGCCAAACTTTACAGGCTCTTATTGACTCAGGCAGCGACCAGACCCTCGTACACAGACATTTTTTACCACCAAATGTTATCAGCATTAAGGATACTGTCcctgttttttgtgtgcatgGAGACAAAAAGCCTTATCCAACAGCAGACGTGTACATCAAGGTACAAGGGCAAACATATCTCGTAAATGTTGGTGTTGCTGATAATTTGCCATTTCCTGCTGTGCTTGGTCGAGACCTACCTGTACTTTTTGATTTGTTGGATTCCAGCCGTGGATGTAATGCGGCAGTTACCAGAGCTCAAAGCCAGAGGTTGGAGGAGACCTCTCCAACACTAAGTGCCCTGCCATTCTATGATGCAGACCTGGAGACAGCACCTGGGAAGTCTCGTAAGTCACGTCGTCAGAAAAGGCAAGAGAAATTCCATAAGACTGTTGTAGCGCCACTCTCTGGTCCTGACCCTGAATTGCCTTTGGGTTTTGGAATTCCAAGCAATGTCATTGAGATGCAACAAAACGACACAACATTGGTACCTCTTTTTCAGAGAGCTAAGGAGGCGGGACAAGGAACTGTTCCTGATTCTTGCAGCAGTGAGGATTTTTTTCTAAAAGGTGGTATCCTTTATCGCCAGCAGGGGTCTGCCATACAGTTGGTGGTTCCGGGAGCAGCCAGGAAAACTGTGCTGACCTTGGGACACTCGGTGCCATGGGCAGGCCATCTTGGTAAGCACAGAACCATTGCTCGCATTAAACCCCACTTTTACTGGCCTGGCCTACGTGCAGATGTAGGACTGTTCTGCAAAAGTTGCCCTCAGTGCCAGAAGACATCCTCGAGAATCCCCTCCAGAGCTCCACTCCAGCCACTGCCAATCATCAGTACTCCATTTGAGCGGTTAGGGATGGACATTGTGGGACCTGTGGAAAGGAGTAAAGCAGGCAATCGTTATATGCTTGTGATAACTGATTATGCTACAAGATATCCGGAAGTTTTTCCCCTGAAGTCCATGAAAGCTAAATCAGTGGCGTTTTGCCTGGTCCAATTGTTTTCAAGGGTTGGATTTCCTCGTGAGATCCTTACCGACCGGGGAACTAATTTTATGTCTACCCTATTGAAACAAGTGTATCAGCTGCTGGGTATTAGGAGTTTAAGGACAACTCCATATCACCCTCAAACAGACGGGCTCACCGAACGCTTCAATCAGACCATGAAGCAGATGCTCAGGAAATTTGTGAATGAGACTGGTGTTGACTGGGATCAATGgctgccttacctcctttttgcaTATAGGGAGGTACCCCAGGCCTCCACTGGCTTCTCCCCATTTGAACTGTTATATGGTCATGAA ATGAGAGATCGGCTGGAAAAGATGAGGGGGCTTGCCCAGTCCCACATGGCAGAGTCTCAGCGGCGTCAGAAGGTCTGGTATGATCGGTCAGCCCGGCAGAGgtcctgtgtgaattctcagACTTTGCTTCAGCATATCTCGATGACATTGTCATTTACAGCACCACCTGGGAGGATCATCTTGAACATCTGGAGAAGGTGCTAG
- the LOC114471728 gene encoding uncharacterized protein LOC114471728 isoform X2 → MTQQEAREARQLEENARQEHRSRTLQHQFQLLQLEVQARTSPLSEPLLAELEPPDLEQRSDERSAGKDEGACPVPHGRVSAASEGLV, encoded by the exons ATGACGCAGCAGGAAGCCCGAGAGGCCAGACAGCTGGAGGAAAATGCCCGACAGGAGCACCGCTCCAGAACACTCCAACACCAGTTCCAACTACTACAGCTGGAAGTGCAGGCTCGTACCTCCCCACTCTCAGAGCCTCTGTTAGCAGAGCTTGAACCACCAGATCTGGAGCAGCGGTCAG ATGAGAGATCGGCTGGAAAAGATGAGGGGGCTTGCCCAGTCCCACATGGCAGAGTCTCAGCGGCGTCAGAAGGTCTGGTATGA
- the LOC114471728 gene encoding uncharacterized protein LOC114471728 isoform X4: MREAREARQLEENARQEHRSRTLQHQFQLLQLEVQARTSPLSEPLLAELEPPDLEQRSDERSAGKDEGACPVPHGRVSAASEGLV; the protein is encoded by the exons GAAGCCCGAGAGGCCAGACAGCTGGAGGAAAATGCCCGACAGGAGCACCGCTCCAGAACACTCCAACACCAGTTCCAACTACTACAGCTGGAAGTGCAGGCTCGTACCTCCCCACTCTCAGAGCCTCTGTTAGCAGAGCTTGAACCACCAGATCTGGAGCAGCGGTCAG ATGAGAGATCGGCTGGAAAAGATGAGGGGGCTTGCCCAGTCCCACATGGCAGAGTCTCAGCGGCGTCAGAAGGTCTGGTATGA
- the LOC114471728 gene encoding uncharacterized protein LOC114471728 isoform X3 codes for MRQEAREARQLEENARQEHRSRTLQHQFQLLQLEVQARTSPLSEPLLAELEPPDLEQRSDERSAGKDEGACPVPHGRVSAASEGLV; via the exons CAGGAAGCCCGAGAGGCCAGACAGCTGGAGGAAAATGCCCGACAGGAGCACCGCTCCAGAACACTCCAACACCAGTTCCAACTACTACAGCTGGAAGTGCAGGCTCGTACCTCCCCACTCTCAGAGCCTCTGTTAGCAGAGCTTGAACCACCAGATCTGGAGCAGCGGTCAG ATGAGAGATCGGCTGGAAAAGATGAGGGGGCTTGCCCAGTCCCACATGGCAGAGTCTCAGCGGCGTCAGAAGGTCTGGTATGA